From Laspinema palackyanum D2c:
GGCAGCACTTTGGCAAAAGGTACTCCCTCAGAAGTTAACAGGATCTCGGTCTGATTCTGAAGATCCGCCAATAATTCGATTAAGTTCTCCGGTAAGCTAGTAATCTCAAAGGTTTTCGGCGACATAGTTTCATCGGCGTTAACTTTCCCAGTTTTGTCTAGTATAATGCTATTTTTCTAACTTTCACAGTCCTAGAGCCGGATGTTTGTATCCACGACTCCCTCCTACTGCGCGCCTCCCTGCCTAGCCCCTATCGAGTCTGAATGCTGACGACCCACCTTTTCAGCACAATATGGGTATCAAGCAGGTATTTCATTCCCAATTTTGAACTTCCGCCTTATCGCCTTGCTTATTCATAACTTAATCTCGAATAAAGAGCGAGGCAAACCAGACTGGCGAATAATTGACTGCAACGTGCCAATTTTTATTTTTTTATAGTTAGGCACTGGAACGGTAACAGTTGATTCCAAATTATTTAAGCGGCACTCAATTTCGGAAGCCCTAGCCGTCTCAAAAAAAGTTCTAAGGCTTCAATTAAATTAGAACGGGCTTGTTCAACTGTGTCACCTTGACTAGCCAGAGCTAGTTCTGAACATAAAGAAACATAT
This genomic window contains:
- a CDS encoding type II toxin-antitoxin system HicB family antitoxin, with amino-acid sequence MNFSPKKHINHTQQLTAIIEREGNGYVSLCSELALASQGDTVEQARSNLIEALELFLRRLGLPKLSAA
- a CDS encoding toxin-antitoxin (TA) system antitoxin; translation: MSPKTFEITSLPENLIELLADLQNQTEILLTSEGVPFAKVLPLPSQQPMIPKVGLNYGAMVMSNDFDEPLPDDFWGL